atgaaaaagaaaaaacagcctcggatgagagaccccaattttgatgacgaccactgcaaacgtttaaaggactacgaaataagggcatgcacctggaatgtccggacccttaattgggaaggtgcctctgcccagctggttgatgtcctcgtaagagtaaaagctgacatcaccgcaatccaagaaatgcgatggacgggacaaggacggaagaaggtgggtccttgtgacatctactacagcggccatataaaggagcgcaaattcggtgtgggattcgtggtgggagagagactccgtcgtcgagtcctggcattcactcaggtggatgaacgtctagccacaatccgcttaaaagcgaggttctttaaCATAtcacttatttgcgcccacgccccaacggaagagaaagacgatgtgaccaaatatgctttctatgagcgcctaaaaagtacctacgagcgctgcccccatcacgatgtcaaaatagtgcttggcgattttaacgccggggtgggtaaagaaggtgtctttggcacaacaactTTGgcacgaggtttcagacaaggtgactcactcccgtgtgatttctttaacccgatgctggagaaaataatacgagctgcagagctaaacagagaaggtacaatcttctataagagtgtacagctactggagtacgccgatgatatcgatatcattggaaacaacacccgcgccgttagttctgctttctccagactggataaggaagcgaaacgtatgggtctggtggtgaacgaggacaaggcgaaatatctcctgtcgtcaaacaaacagtcagcgcattcgcgtcttggctcccacgtcactgttgacagtcataactttgaagttgtagatattttcgtctacctgggaaccagcattaacagcaataacaatgtcagcctggaaatccaacgcagaatcactcttgccaacaggtgctactatggactaagtaagcaattgaaaagtaaagtcctctctcgacgaacaaaaaccaaactctacaagtctctcatcattcccgtcctattttacggtgcagaagcgtggacgatgtcaacatccgatgagacggcactaggagttttcgagagaaaggttttgcggaagatttatggtcccttaagaattggcaacggcgaataccgcagacgatggaacgatgagctgtatgtgttattcgacgacatagacatagtccagcgaataaaaaaacagcggctacgctggctaggacatgttgttcgaatggatgaaggtgctgcagctctgaaagtattcgatgcagtacccgctggtggaagcataggaagagggagacctccactccgatggaaggaccaggtggagagggacctggcttcgcttggaataaccaattggcgccaaactgccagaaggtgggatacgtggcgcgctgttttggactcggctataaccgcgtaagcggtgtctacgccagtcaagaagaagaagacccTTAAGCCCACTAGCAAGATACAAATACCCATTTAATTCCTCCATAGAGAAGACCAGTTATTGACAATTATGacgaaaaaatgtgcaaattcgCAATTACTTGGCCAGTATTATGACAAATCTGCCACATCATTTCCATGTTCAATACTGATTGGCTGAATTTCGTCATAACCTTCCTGTACAAATGAGGCGTGGCGTTTAAGAAGGCCACAAGTGGCAGCAACCCCAGAAATCATAGCGAAAATCAATGAAGTATATGGTGAGGAGACCGTCAAACATAATTATGGGGCTTAGTTAAATCTTACCGCGGTCGTGGGGGTGggcggaggatgggatcatgtgtagaagttcacgtaagtgaggaaagtttttgattgtcattcacttgggagtggccagaaacgattcttctccacatggttcaagcagcccacgacttccggttttagactaagtatcctctgggtagccaatagacatccgtttgaaggcgagctcaAGTGAGAAGGcaaagcccgcttctgcggtagtgcgtagggtttgggacctacCACATAAAAaggaagtaccaatgaaaaatcgacgaaagcctcggatgagacaccccccttttgatgacgaccccgtcaaacgttttaaggataatgatttaatggCTTGTACTtagaatgtccggacccttaattggaaaAGTGCcgctgcccagctggttgatgtccttatacgactaaaggctgacatcaccgccatccaagaattgcgatggacgggacaaggacggaagaaggtgagtCCTTGTAACATCTACTAcaacggccatataaaggagcgcaaatttggtgttggatttgtggtgagaGAGAGAGGCTCCGTCgacgagtcctggcattcaccccggtggatgaacgtcttgccacaatccacatcaaagcgaggttcttcaacatatcgctgatttgtgcccacgccccaacggaagagaaggacgatgtgaccaaagatgctttctatgagcccctagaacgcacctatgagcgctgcccccgccacgttgtaaaaatcgtgcttggcgattttcacgccagggtgggtaaagaatgtgtctttggcacaacagtcgaaaAATTCTGCCTCCATGACGAACCATCGACAAaaggcctgaggctgatcgacttcgctggggtccgaaatatggtcgtctgtagtaccagattccagcataagaaaatacatcaagctacttgtcTGTCTCCTGAttgaaacacgcgtaaccaaatcgctGTGACGCTGACACgctgtgatagacggaagacatgtctccagtgttttagacgtacatacgctccgaggaccaaatatagactcggaccattatctggttgcagcgaagatacgcacccgcctctgtgctgcaaagaacgcccgtcaacaaacacggcgaaggttcgacgtcgaaaagctgcaatcgcaacagacagtcccaaaatactctactcgacttgcactcctgctctctgagagcacccatcagcatctcggtataaggaaattgtggaacggcatctcaaactcactgcgtatcgctgcagccgaaacaattggatttcggcaatgacaaaaaacaagctggtacgatgggGAAGCCGTCTctcagcggagagaaaacagactgcctacctctcaacgttgcaaacgaccacaacacgtgcgggatggggtagataccgagagctgaagagggaagcgagacgcatcttaagataaaaaaagaaagaggccgaaattcgtgagtacgaagagcttgagaagctcgcagacagaggtaatgctcgaaaattttatgaaaaaattaagcgacttaacgaaggtttcaagaccggagcaatAATCTgttaaccgatgtccagggcatactaggattatggagggaacacttctccgacctgctgaatggcagtgaaagtacaacaccaggagatggcgaacccgatctcCCAATcgacagatgttccattacccgaccatgaagaaattcgaatagcaattacccgcttgaagaacaacaaagcagcgggggccgatagaatACCgacagagctattcaaatacggcggcgaagaactgataaggtgcatgcatcagcttctttacagaatatggtcggaagaaagcatgcctgacgattggaatctcagtgtgctgtgcccaatccataaaaagggagatcccacaatctgcgccaattacgtgggataagcctcctaaatatcgcctaaaaggttctatcgagcgtactgtgtgaaagactaaagaccacagtcaacaaactgattggaccttatcagtgtggctttagacctggaaaatcgacaactgaccagatattcactatgcgtcaaatcttggagaagacccgtgaaaagaggatcgacacacatcacctttttgtggattttaaagctgctttcgactgcacgaaaaggagctgcattTACGCCGTGATGtccgaatttggtatccccgcaaaactaatacggctgtgtaagtttacgttgagcaacaccaagcTCCGTTATGACTGGGAAGGACCTctacgagccgttcgataccaaacgagttttcagacaaggtgactcgctatctcctctcatcaaacaaacagtcagcgcactcgcgtcttggctcccacgtcactgttgacagccataactttgaagtagtagatagtttcgtaaacctgggaaccagcatcaacaacacgaacaatgtcagcctcgaaatccagcgcagaatgactcttgccaacaggtgctactttggactgagtaagcaatttaACAGTAAActcctctttcgacgaaccaaaatcaaactctacaagtggcttatcattcccgtcctgctttatggtgcagaagcttggacgatgtcaacatcagatgagacgacaccaggagttttcgagaggaaaagatttatggtccttagaacatttgcaacggcgaataccgcagacgatggaacgatgagctgtacgagttatatgacgacattggcatagttcagcgaataaaaagatagcggctacgctggctaggtcatgttgtccgaatggacgaaaacactccagtcctgaaagtgttcgatgcagtacccgccggaggaagccgaggaaggggaaggcctccactccgttggagggaccaggtggagagcgacctggttacacttgggatctccaactggcgccgaactgcgaaggagagagagaagtggcgcactatcgtcaattcggctataaccggctaaacggttgcaacgccaatcacatacatacatatggtgaGGAGACCGTCAAATATAATTATGGGGTTTAGTTAAACCTTACCGCGGTCGTTTGTGAAAATCTCATTCGAAACGAATAGATtacgttttttataatttctaatcCAATTCCCAAGccgcttaaaatttattttatctccatttattattatgattaggttacaaaatacacatttaaaaaaagCCGGCTCAGTTTAgtaaaatagcatatattcatgaCACACAGcttttaaataataagaatCAATAGGTCCCCTATtattcccgttctgctttatggtgcagaagcggggacgatgtcaacatcctatGAGACGACATTCAGAGTTTTCGGTGAAGCAAATAAACTCAAGATGctacttaacaaaaaattagtGGTTTTGATGATCGATACAAAAATATCTGCCGCACCTGCAGTATGTTCTTAAAGGAGTAAATAAAACAGTCATTATTTGTAACGTTAACAACATCAACCGGATTAATTAATCAACAATtgtttttccaaataaatttcaaactaGATCCACTATAAAGAGCATTCGCacaataatatttctaaaatagtgcatttaatttcaaaaccgCGGCCACAAAACTGCAACTGCTGTCAACGCCATTTCCTGTCACAAATTGccgcaataacaacagcaaaagcaaataaaaaacaggaaaaacgttaacttctgctgtaccgaagctaatatacccttcacaggtgcatttcttttagtaactatgtgtttaagcaaatctaaagacgtaagaaaaagtaagtaaaaaaagaaaacattttactaattttttttagtcgggttgtttgctagaaacattaaggttatatagttaatcgATCTGAATCtgatttcttcggagattatattattaccttaagcagtaatccatgtcaaatttcgtgaagatatgtagaaaaatgcggaagttttccatacaagcccttgattccgatcgttcagtttgtatggcagctatatgttatagtgaaccgatctgaacaattttttcggagattaaattatttctatgaacaataactcacaccaaatttcgtgaacatatgtagtaaaatgcggatgttttccatacaagcccttgattccgatcgttcagtttgtatggcagctatatgatatattggtccgatatcggcagttccgacaaatgagcaacttcttgaagagaaaataacatctgcaaaatttcaaaacgatatcttaactgaaggactagttcgtatatatacagacggacggacagacggacatggctaaatcgactcaactcaacatactgatcatttatatatatactttgtagggtctccgacgcttccttctgggtgttacaaacatcgtgacaaacttaatataccctgtctgttcagggtataataacaacaacagacatTTCTGCCAGATATCATGCAGCAGACAGTTAGCCGTGTACATAGACATATAATGAGAGTAAATGCTCAGTAGGAAAAATATTTGGTAGCAGAAAACTTACGGATTTATAACTAGAATGTGTTAAAAGTCAAAACACTGATACAGTTTCGGAAGGTAGCAAAAAACTCAGTTGTGTATTTTTATAGTGAAGAATAACGAATAATCTCGAAAACAGACATGTCCTAGGCTCGAGCGTGAAAAAAAGGATGGCAGTagttgttcaaaaatgaacatgtatgTTGAAGTCAAAAGGCCACACTTAGTTTTTATGtagcaatacatatatatacatttttttattactctacatattaagaatattaaataagaaaaatgtaataacacatacagtccactgagcataaatatgtatgttcaaatatatttaacgagcatacatacatacatacatataatacatacatttatatatacaacgtacatatatttatatgaggcacgcatgcatctatatgcaacatgcatgcactcaacaaacacatttatatgtatgcacaagataacctattggttataaaaatacatttgggcaattgcttgtttgcatttgaaataaccccttatcgtgcaacatataaaatatacatatagacatacacacatacatatataattagttcttaagataattctaaaatttgtatataagtaagtaaaaaaccaaaataaaatcagaatgaaatagttctcactcaagcttggtgtttcaaatattttccccgacccgcggtaagaggtatttgaaatcagcttgttttaaacatttggtccttcgagccggatagaGAGATCCGGAGCCGAAGAGAGATCCAATTAAGAAGGCCTGCTATTAGAATATAGAGGCACCTATTACAAAATTTGGTCTTTAGAGCAGAATGTGAGCTCAGACAAATAAAAAGACCTGTATATAGAAGAAATACAGGCAAGAAAAAGTCCTATACATGAATTaggcaaaagacaaaaaaaaaaaaaaaaaatcaattgaaaagatTGTATGTAAAACGTATTTGCGAGAGACAATACGCATTAGTTAACTGTTATTCAAAGAATTACAGCAGCTGTGAGTCGAGGCACAGCAAGATCAACAAGGCGATCGAAACAAAAATCCTCAAAttctttgaagaaaaagaacagtttgttttttataaaattttaatataaaaaaaatatatggaagtaTACCGCATTTATTGTAGAGTTGggagacaacaacaagcatccaAAGGAATGGATACAGCGGCAAGAGCGTATAGCCCAACCGAAAAGGTGGCAGACCATTTATtgcaagcaattgaaaaaagATCAGAAAGAATTATATCTATAATTGCAGaggtaaaagcaaatatatatattgctgacgAAGCTGCACTTGAAAGGtatgaaattcaattacaacattttcaaaacctcgtggagcaaaatttggatgagttatcatataaatacgacgagaaatttatttatattgaagcaGAGGAATTACTGATTGAAGTCGCCGAAATTGTACGAATGTTGAAAATGCAAAGGGAATTATTCAACATTAAATTTTCGAGCCTACCTTTTAAGGCTCCAGCTACTAGTGGTTTTGACGCTGATACAAAGGATAGTGTCTTTGGTCAAACCAATACATATGACTCAGATCCAGAAatgcaatcaaataaattttcgagcCTAATTTTCAAGGCTCCAGCTAACAAAGGTAAGGTGGAAGCTAATAGTGGAAGTACTTTTGGCACCGCTACTACAGTTGGGTCCAAGGCATATGACGATGGAAATATGCCACTGGAGAGACTTGCCGGTAATGAACAACCAACTAATGACAAATACACATTGGAGAAAGTCACCTACCCTTATGGTGATAACCCAATTACAAAGGACCTGAAAAGAAACGACGACGCAGATGCATTACATGTCAAAAAAGTAGCAACACAGAAGGAAGATGTTACTACTTCTTCAAAACGTATCACTGTTCACAGCGAAATTTCGTTTCCGCATTATATGCTGTCAGAAAAAATGTTCATGAAAGAAGAACTTATTTCAGAAAGTTCTTTAGCAGAAGAATCTCATGAATTTCTTTTATCTgaggaaaaaacaaataaattggttgaagaagaagaaaaatatacacaagGAGTTATTACTGAAAGTAACCAAatcgaagaaaatattgaagataaAAATGTCCAGCAATACAGAAGCAAATCGTGCAGGAGCTggagaataacaataacaccgattgTGGCAACGATGATTGGTGGAGATATTCGTGGTAAGAAGATACCAGACAACAATACAACATATAGGAGGAAAAATAACATGCTTGATTCacgaatgaaaaagaaataccacaatgtgaaaaaattaatatataaaaatatgataacaTTACTGAAGAAAAGATCCAATGCGTTGGAAATTGATAAGAAGACATTATTACAATCTACAAGGAAACGTCGAGAACCATTTGAACTTGCGAAATACAATCAACAGattttgtttggaaaagtgGATGTAGTAACAACCATTTGGGAGTTACTAATACCATGGCAACTTATGTTGGAGCAGGTATGGAGACTACATAAAACGGAATTATTAAACATTACATTAAAGGCCACTTTGGATTTAGGAGCACGATGCACTAACCGCTACAAAGTCGTTATTCTTGCGGCTTCACAAAAGTATCACACACAAATGTTAATTAGGCATCGGTAACGACGAGGCGACGATTACAAACTGAGGTCATCTATCCAGGAGTCACTTTTGTGAAGCCGCAAGAATAACGACTTTGTAGCGGTTAGTGCATCgtgatttttcttatttaatattcttaatatgtagagtaataaaaaaatgtatatatatgtattgctaCATAAAAACTAAGTGTGGCCTTTTGACTTCAAcatacatgttcatttttgaacattctcccgggcgacaAAAGTGACTCCTGGATAGATGACCTCAGTTTGTAATCGTCGCCTCGTCGTTACCGATGCCTAATTAACATTTGTGTGTGATACTTTTGTGAAGCCGCAAGAATAACGACTTTGTAGCGGTTAGTGCATCGTGCTCCTAAATCCAAAGTTTAATTTATACAGGTCTTTTTATTTGTCTGAGCTCACATTCTGCTCTAAAGACCAAATTTTGTAATAGGTGCCTCTATATTCTAATAGCAGGCCTTCTTAATTGGATCTCTCTTCGGCTCCGGATCTCtctatccggctcgaaggaccaaatgtttaaaacaagctgatttcaaatacctcttaccgcgggtcggggaaaatatttgaaacaccaagcttgagtgagaactatttcattctgattttattttggttttttacttacttatatacaaattttagaattatcttaagaactaattatatatgtatgtgtgtatgtctatatgtatatttaatatgttgcacgataaggggttatttcaaatgcaaacaagcaattgcccaaatgtatttttataaccaataggttatcttgtgcataca
This portion of the Zeugodacus cucurbitae isolate PBARC_wt_2022May chromosome 3, idZeuCucr1.2, whole genome shotgun sequence genome encodes:
- the LOC105219673 gene encoding uncharacterized protein LOC105219673, which encodes MEVYRIYCRVGRQQQASKGMDTAARAYSPTEKVADHLLQAIEKRSERIISIIAEVKANIYIADEAALERYEIQLQHFQNLVEQNLDELSYKYDEKFIYIEAEELLIEVAEIVRMLKMQRELFNIKFSSLPFKAPATSGFDADTKDSVFGQTNTYDSDPEMQSNKFSSLIFKAPANKGKVEANSGSTFGTATTVGSKAYDDGNMPLERLAGNEQPTNDKYTLEKVTYPYGDNPITKDLKRNDDADALHVKKVATQKEDVTTSSKRITVHSEISFPHYMLSEKMFMKEELISESSLAEESHEFLLSEEKTNKLVEEEEKYTQGVITESNQIEENIEDKNVQQYRSKSCRSWRITITPIVATMIGGDIRGKKIPDNNTTYRRKNNMLDSRMKKKYHNVKKLIYKNMITLLKKRSNALEIDKKTLLQSTRKRREPFELAKYNQQILFGKVDVVTTIWELLIPWQLMLEQEHDALTATKSLFLRLHKSITHKC